Proteins found in one Spirochaetota bacterium genomic segment:
- the lon gene encoding endopeptidase La produces the protein MINDESYTDESAIDIDSNLFESDLIAIDHVLPSQLYLIPIRYRPIFPGIVTPLIISQGRFSDAIDRVLGTTRTVGLVLLKDDDVEDIQMADLCTLGTAAKILKKINLPDGGINVLINSIKRFSVKNVISEKPHIVVDVEYLDDDMPKKNMEIKALTRAVLSQLKMLSENNPLFTEEMKLTMVNVDEPGKIADFVTSILNLEKNEYQDVLETINVKRRLERVLRLLQKEMEVLSIQRKIQNQINEKIDKQQREFFLREQLKAIRSELGAEDDERSREAREWKKKAEEAGLKGEAKEKIDEEMEKLSMMDANSAEYSVTRNYIEIVLSLPWSKTTVDSLDINRAEKILNHDHYALDDVKKRILEFLAVRKLKPDARGSIICLVGPPGVGKTSLGKSIARALNKKFFRMSLGGMRDEAEIKGHRRTYIGAMPGKIIQGIKICKSRNPVFMLDEIDKLGQSFQGDPASALLEVLDPEQNVEFRDHYLDVPFDLSSVFFITTANTLDTIPQVLVDRMETIRLSGYITEEKYEIARRYLVPKQIERHGLPKGSIKINKSGFLYIINAWAREAGVRNLERQIERICRKTASTTARTGKVPRAELGSKAIREYLGTEIYIDDEITGMDRPGIALGLAWTAYGGATLTIESIGVGAQKGGLIKLTGQMGEVMEESANIAFSYVQHLFAGNDGAEKFFRNNIVHLHIPAGATPKDGPSAGITMACSMYSLATGLTMRKNLAMTGELTLSGRVFPVGGIKEKVIAARRAKLKEIIIPVQNKKDLEEIPEYVKKGLKFHAVESITDVIGIAFNKQKKGESGDGGKKPDGRHRNKRGARGPQKG, from the coding sequence ATGATAAACGACGAAAGCTACACCGACGAATCGGCCATCGACATCGATTCCAACCTTTTCGAAAGCGATCTCATCGCGATCGACCATGTTCTGCCGTCGCAGCTCTATCTCATCCCGATCAGGTACCGGCCGATCTTTCCGGGGATCGTCACCCCCCTCATCATATCGCAGGGGCGATTTTCCGACGCGATAGACCGTGTGCTCGGCACGACGCGCACGGTGGGGCTTGTGCTCCTTAAAGACGACGACGTCGAGGACATCCAGATGGCCGACCTCTGCACGCTCGGAACCGCCGCGAAAATACTGAAGAAGATCAACCTCCCCGACGGTGGCATCAACGTCCTCATCAACAGCATCAAGCGCTTCAGCGTCAAGAACGTCATATCGGAAAAGCCCCACATCGTCGTCGATGTCGAGTATCTCGACGACGACATGCCCAAAAAAAACATGGAGATCAAGGCGCTCACCCGCGCGGTGCTCTCGCAGCTGAAAATGCTCTCGGAAAACAATCCCCTCTTCACCGAGGAGATGAAACTCACCATGGTGAACGTGGACGAGCCGGGAAAGATCGCCGACTTCGTCACCTCGATCCTGAACCTCGAGAAGAACGAGTACCAGGATGTTCTGGAAACGATCAACGTCAAGCGACGCCTCGAGCGCGTCCTGCGCCTTCTCCAGAAGGAGATGGAGGTGCTGTCCATCCAGCGAAAGATCCAGAACCAGATAAACGAGAAGATAGACAAGCAGCAGCGGGAGTTTTTCCTGCGCGAGCAGCTCAAGGCAATCCGCTCGGAGCTTGGCGCGGAGGACGACGAACGCTCCCGCGAGGCCAGGGAGTGGAAAAAGAAGGCCGAGGAAGCCGGCCTGAAGGGCGAGGCGAAGGAAAAGATCGACGAGGAGATGGAAAAGCTCTCGATGATGGACGCAAACTCAGCGGAGTACTCGGTAACGCGCAATTATATCGAAATCGTCCTTTCGCTTCCCTGGAGCAAGACAACCGTGGACTCGCTCGACATCAACCGCGCCGAGAAGATACTGAACCACGACCACTACGCGCTCGACGACGTGAAGAAGCGCATACTCGAATTCCTCGCCGTGCGCAAGCTAAAGCCCGACGCGCGCGGTTCGATCATCTGCCTGGTGGGCCCCCCCGGCGTCGGGAAAACCTCGCTCGGCAAGTCGATCGCGCGCGCGCTCAACAAGAAGTTTTTCCGCATGTCGCTCGGCGGGATGCGTGACGAGGCCGAGATAAAAGGGCACCGGCGCACCTATATCGGGGCCATGCCGGGAAAGATCATCCAGGGCATCAAGATCTGCAAGTCCCGCAATCCCGTCTTCATGCTCGACGAGATAGATAAACTCGGACAGAGCTTTCAGGGGGATCCGGCCTCGGCGCTCCTGGAGGTACTCGATCCCGAGCAGAACGTCGAGTTCCGCGACCATTACCTCGACGTGCCCTTCGATCTTTCGAGCGTGTTTTTCATCACCACGGCCAACACGCTCGACACCATCCCCCAGGTGCTCGTTGACCGCATGGAGACCATTCGCCTGTCAGGGTACATCACCGAGGAGAAATACGAAATCGCGCGCAGGTACCTCGTCCCCAAGCAGATAGAACGCCACGGCCTGCCGAAGGGCTCCATTAAAATCAACAAGAGCGGCTTTCTATATATCATCAACGCGTGGGCGCGGGAGGCCGGCGTTCGCAACCTCGAGCGGCAGATCGAACGCATCTGCCGCAAGACAGCCTCGACAACCGCCAGAACCGGGAAGGTCCCCCGGGCCGAACTGGGGAGCAAAGCCATACGGGAATACCTCGGGACGGAGATATACATCGACGACGAGATCACCGGAATGGACCGGCCTGGCATCGCGCTCGGACTGGCATGGACCGCGTACGGCGGGGCGACCCTCACTATCGAATCTATCGGCGTCGGCGCACAGAAGGGCGGCCTCATCAAACTCACCGGCCAGATGGGAGAGGTGATGGAAGAATCCGCGAACATCGCCTTCAGCTACGTTCAGCACCTCTTCGCCGGCAACGATGGGGCCGAAAAATTCTTCCGAAACAATATCGTGCATCTCCACATCCCGGCAGGCGCGACGCCCAAGGATGGCCCATCGGCCGGCATAACCATGGCCTGCTCCATGTATTCGCTCGCCACGGGTTTGACCATGCGAAAAAACCTCGCCATGACAGGCGAGCTCACGCTGAGCGGAAGGGTTTTTCCGGTCGGCGGAATCAAGGAAAAGGTCATCGCGGCGCGACGGGCGAAGCTGAAGGAAATCATCATCCCCGTACAGAACAAAAAAGACCTCGAGGAGATTCCCGAGTACGTAAAGAAAGGCTTGAAATTCCACGCGGTCGAGAGTATTACCGATGTAATTGGGATAGCCTTCAATAAACAGAAAAAAGGAGAGTCCGGCGATGGCGGTAAAAAACCTGATGGAAGACATCGTAACAAGCGTGGCGCGCGAGGTCCTCAAAAAGGATAA
- a CDS encoding late competence development ComFB family protein, which yields MAVKNLMEDIVTSVAREVLKKDNDIPKAEIYEQDIIAYVLNRVPARYITSERGIIHGKLESRFKFQQRTDILFLIQEAIQNIRNRRASSPSSVEELAVRERMLPHIMGEALEETTFSIIPGVDVTLLYKGKPAAMIDESWTNPYTTNKATKGYFHFWPSYIEKQMDEKKDIPFTITFAHKKFASKQIELSLRVPDTINLYESRIIPITLMQIKDGVDISFLYE from the coding sequence ATGGCGGTAAAAAACCTGATGGAAGACATCGTAACAAGCGTGGCGCGCGAGGTCCTCAAAAAGGATAACGATATACCCAAGGCCGAAATATACGAGCAGGACATCATCGCGTACGTCCTCAACCGCGTACCGGCGCGCTATATTACCAGCGAGCGCGGCATCATACACGGCAAGCTCGAATCGCGCTTCAAGTTCCAGCAGCGCACCGATATTCTCTTTCTCATCCAGGAAGCCATACAGAACATTCGCAACCGCCGCGCATCGAGCCCCTCAAGCGTCGAGGAACTGGCCGTTCGCGAGCGCATGCTCCCGCACATCATGGGGGAGGCCCTCGAGGAAACCACCTTTTCGATAATACCCGGCGTCGATGTCACGCTTCTGTACAAGGGCAAACCCGCCGCGATGATCGACGAAAGCTGGACGAATCCCTACACCACGAACAAGGCGACCAAAGGCTATTTCCACTTTTGGCCCTCGTACATCGAGAAGCAAATGGACGAGAAAAAGGACATTCCGTTTACAATAACCTTTGCCCACAAGAAATTCGCCTCAAAGCAGATTGAGCTTTCGCTCCGCGTCCCGGACACTATCAATCTCTACGAGTCACGCATCATCCCGATCACACTGATGCAGATCAAGGATGGCGTGGATATTTCCTTCCTGTACGAATAG